One Streptosporangium sp. NBC_01495 DNA window includes the following coding sequences:
- a CDS encoding adenine phosphoribosyltransferase: protein MMTELSSLILDRIRDVPDYPQPGVLFKDITPLLADPVVFAAVTEELAGLYQVDKIVGIEARGFILAAPVAIRAGAGFVPVRKKGKLPSETLEASYDLEYGSATIEVHRDAFTPGERVLIVDDVLATGGTARAAVELVRRAGADVVAIAVLMELAFLKGRERLTDVELHSLVVV from the coding sequence ATCATGACCGAGCTGAGCAGCCTGATCCTCGACCGCATCCGCGACGTGCCCGACTATCCGCAGCCCGGGGTGCTGTTCAAGGACATCACCCCCCTGCTGGCCGACCCGGTGGTGTTCGCCGCGGTGACCGAGGAACTGGCCGGGCTGTACCAGGTGGACAAGATCGTCGGGATCGAGGCGCGAGGGTTCATCCTGGCCGCCCCGGTCGCCATCCGGGCGGGCGCGGGCTTCGTCCCGGTACGGAAGAAAGGCAAACTGCCCTCTGAGACGCTTGAGGCGTCCTACGATCTGGAGTACGGCTCCGCCACCATCGAGGTTCACCGGGACGCCTTCACCCCCGGAGAGCGCGTTCTCATCGTCGACGACGTGCTCGCCACGGGAGGTACGGCGCGTGCGGCGGTGGAGCTGGTCCGCAGGGCGGGCGCCGACGTCGTCGCCATTGCCGTGCTCATGGAGCTGGCCTTTCTCAAAGGCCGTGAGCGTCTGACCGACGTGGAGCTGCACTCCCTCGTCGTCGTCTGA
- the secF gene encoding protein translocase subunit SecF, translating into MSGIARRLYRGEVDVDFVGRKKLWYTLSAILLVISIAGLVFNGLNLGVEFKGGSVFSFKAPTANIEQVRATFTDAGAHQVIAQTTQNGWRVTTESLPADQVTAVQKAVATEFKIPADQVNLQVIGASWGGQVANKAIIGLVVFMLAIILYLTMAFEWKMALAAVVALLHDLVITAGVYAWSGFEVTPATLLGFLTILGYSLYDAVVVFDMIKEVTAKLGTTSKLTYTEAANNALNHTLIRSLNTTLVAILPVAAILFIGTTLFGAGTLKDLSLSLFVGMIVGTYSSLCVATPLLVTLKEREPRYQALARRIASHGGSSGIKTVRQPVTAGASNGASNGAATAAGGATSTGDKRKKK; encoded by the coding sequence ATGTCCGGCATCGCGCGCCGGCTGTACCGGGGCGAGGTCGACGTCGACTTCGTCGGCCGCAAGAAGCTCTGGTACACCCTTTCCGCAATCCTGCTGGTGATCTCCATCGCCGGTCTGGTCTTCAACGGGCTCAACCTGGGCGTGGAGTTCAAGGGCGGATCCGTCTTCTCCTTCAAGGCGCCGACCGCCAACATCGAGCAGGTGCGCGCCACGTTCACCGACGCAGGTGCGCACCAGGTCATCGCGCAGACGACCCAGAACGGCTGGCGGGTCACCACGGAGAGCCTCCCGGCCGACCAGGTCACCGCGGTCCAGAAGGCGGTGGCCACCGAGTTCAAGATTCCGGCGGACCAGGTCAACCTGCAGGTCATCGGCGCCTCGTGGGGCGGCCAGGTGGCCAACAAGGCCATCATCGGACTGGTCGTCTTCATGCTGGCGATCATCCTGTACCTGACGATGGCCTTCGAGTGGAAGATGGCGCTCGCCGCCGTCGTGGCGCTGCTGCACGACCTGGTGATCACCGCCGGCGTCTACGCCTGGTCCGGTTTCGAGGTCACCCCGGCGACCCTGCTGGGCTTCCTGACGATCCTCGGATACTCGCTGTACGACGCCGTCGTCGTCTTCGACATGATCAAGGAGGTCACCGCCAAGCTCGGCACGACCTCCAAGCTCACCTACACCGAGGCCGCCAACAACGCGCTGAACCACACGCTGATCCGGTCGCTGAACACCACCCTGGTGGCGATCCTGCCGGTCGCGGCGATCCTCTTCATCGGCACCACGCTGTTCGGCGCGGGAACGCTGAAGGACCTGTCGCTGTCCCTGTTCGTCGGCATGATCGTCGGCACCTACTCCTCGCTGTGCGTCGCGACGCCGCTGCTGGTCACGCTCAAGGAGCGCGAGCCGCGCTACCAGGCGCTCGCCCGCAGGATCGCCTCCCACGGGGGGAGTTCCGGGATCAAGACGGTGCGTCAGCCGGTCACCGCCGGAGCCTCCAACGGAGCCTCCAACGGCGCCGCCACGGCCGCCGGCGGAGCCACCTCCACCGGTGACAAACGGAAGAAGAAGTAA
- the secD gene encoding protein translocase subunit SecD: MLLVLLAIILAMGGAMLLNKAYTPEYGLDLAGGTTVTLQPITPNGSAPSQESLDLAVNIIRERVNGSGISDAEVAKSGDNIVISVPGAGQEEVVKLVGTTAELRFRQVLAIGAGSPPPPGQLSTQAPTPTPSPTASGRKGSKEPKPAESATPKPGATAAPDTGASPAGRALSSALTNPSPGTSTAPSTEPSGGRSAAPDKSAAPDKSAAPDASAAPDAGTVPTAPPAAPEDPMAGVDPNGIDPAALKQFETLDCSKDTGRGAQDAPEKQYVGCSQDGSTKFVLDKAAVTGTSIDSASSGVDQTTGEWLVQLAFKGQGPDQWSKVTTTAFNSQTPRNQVAMVLDGVVISAPVIQEPITGGRAQISGSFTQVTADELANQLKYGALPLKFEKQSIEEVSSTLGADQLRGGLIAGAIGLLLVVIYSMLYYRGLGIVSVLSLVVATIVTYQSVVLLGAFAGFRLSLPHIIGLIVSIGITADSFIVYFERIRDEMKEGRRSLRTAIEVAWVRARRTILIADAVMFIAAVVLYFLAVGGVAGFAFAMGLTTLIDIAVVFMFTKPFVAMLAKLKFFAKGHKLSGLDAERMSEAPVASKTVPQEA; encoded by the coding sequence ATGCTCCTGGTGCTTCTGGCGATCATTCTCGCCATGGGCGGGGCGATGCTCCTCAACAAGGCGTACACCCCGGAGTATGGCCTCGACCTCGCCGGCGGCACGACAGTGACGCTGCAGCCCATCACGCCGAACGGGAGCGCTCCCTCGCAGGAGAGCCTCGACCTCGCCGTGAACATCATCCGCGAGCGGGTGAACGGCAGCGGCATCTCCGACGCCGAGGTCGCCAAATCCGGCGACAACATCGTCATCTCCGTTCCCGGAGCCGGCCAGGAGGAAGTCGTCAAGCTGGTCGGCACCACCGCGGAGCTGAGGTTCCGCCAAGTGCTGGCGATCGGGGCCGGGTCGCCTCCGCCCCCGGGGCAGCTCTCCACCCAGGCGCCGACGCCGACGCCGTCTCCCACGGCCTCCGGGCGCAAGGGTTCCAAGGAGCCCAAGCCCGCCGAGTCGGCGACCCCGAAGCCCGGCGCGACCGCCGCGCCCGACACGGGCGCCTCTCCGGCCGGCCGGGCCCTGTCGTCGGCGCTCACCAACCCGAGCCCCGGCACCAGCACCGCGCCCTCCACCGAGCCGAGCGGCGGCCGCTCCGCCGCCCCGGACAAGAGCGCCGCTCCGGACAAGAGCGCCGCCCCGGACGCCAGCGCCGCGCCCGACGCCGGCACCGTGCCGACGGCCCCGCCGGCGGCGCCCGAGGACCCGATGGCGGGCGTCGACCCCAACGGGATCGACCCCGCGGCGCTCAAGCAGTTCGAGACGCTCGACTGCAGCAAGGACACGGGCCGCGGGGCCCAGGACGCGCCGGAGAAGCAGTACGTCGGCTGCAGCCAGGACGGCAGCACCAAGTTCGTGCTCGACAAGGCGGCCGTGACCGGCACCTCGATCGACAGCGCGTCCTCCGGCGTCGACCAGACCACCGGTGAGTGGCTCGTCCAGCTCGCCTTCAAGGGCCAGGGGCCCGACCAGTGGTCGAAGGTCACCACCACCGCCTTCAACTCGCAGACTCCCCGCAACCAGGTCGCCATGGTCCTCGACGGCGTGGTCATCTCCGCGCCCGTCATCCAGGAGCCCATCACCGGCGGCCGGGCGCAGATCTCCGGCAGCTTCACCCAGGTGACGGCCGACGAGCTGGCCAACCAGCTCAAGTACGGCGCGCTGCCGCTGAAGTTCGAGAAGCAGTCCATCGAGGAGGTCTCCTCCACGCTGGGCGCCGACCAGCTGCGCGGCGGCCTCATCGCGGGCGCGATCGGCCTCCTGCTGGTCGTCATCTACTCGATGCTCTACTACCGGGGTCTGGGCATCGTGTCGGTGCTGAGCCTCGTGGTGGCCACGATCGTGACCTACCAGTCCGTCGTGCTGCTCGGCGCGTTCGCGGGCTTCCGCCTCTCGCTGCCGCACATCATCGGACTGATCGTCTCGATCGGTATCACCGCGGACTCGTTCATCGTCTACTTCGAACGAATCCGCGACGAGATGAAGGAGGGCCGGCGCTCGCTGCGCACGGCCATCGAGGTCGCCTGGGTTCGCGCCCGGCGGACGATCCTCATCGCCGACGCCGTCATGTTCATCGCCGCCGTGGTGCTCTACTTCCTCGCGGTCGGCGGCGTGGCCGGATTCGCCTTCGCCATGGGCCTGACCACGCTCATCGACATCGCGGTGGTGTTCATGTTCACCAAGCCGTTCGTCGCGATGCTGGCCAAGTTGAAGTTCTTCGCCAAGGGGCACAAGCTCTCCGGGCTCGACGCCGAGCGCATGAGCGAGGCCCCCGTAGCGTCCAAGACCGTTCCGCAGGAGGCCTGA
- the yajC gene encoding preprotein translocase subunit YajC: MGGNYSSLIMIALMVVVFYFLLIRPQRKRQQEQVKMQNSLTPGTGVMTTTGLFATVVAIDADDVILEIAPGVETRWVKAAIGRVLVPVDDAEEENVKAVDHDVVETAEQQGADHDTTSKKP; the protein is encoded by the coding sequence GTGGGCGGCAACTATTCGAGCCTGATCATGATCGCTCTCATGGTCGTGGTGTTCTACTTCCTGCTCATCCGGCCGCAGCGCAAGCGGCAGCAGGAGCAGGTCAAGATGCAGAACAGTCTCACGCCGGGCACCGGGGTCATGACCACGACGGGTCTTTTCGCGACCGTGGTGGCCATCGACGCCGACGACGTGATCCTGGAGATCGCCCCCGGTGTGGAGACCCGCTGGGTCAAGGCGGCGATCGGCCGTGTCCTGGTTCCGGTTGACGACGCGGAGGAGGAGAATGTCAAGGCTGTCGACCACGATGTCGTGGAGACGGCCGAACAGCAGGGTGCAGACCACGACACGACGAGCAAGAAGCCGTGA
- the ruvB gene encoding Holliday junction branch migration DNA helicase RuvB, with the protein MSSDRDLVSPDAEGDERYIEAALRPKRLAEFIGQARVREQLSLVLQSALRRNRPPDHVLMSGGPGLGKTTLSMIIATELSVPLRITSGPALERAGDLAAILSTLSEGEVLFIDEIHRMARPAEEMLYLAMEDFRVDIVVGKGPGATAIPLEIAPFTLVGATTRAGMLPAPLRDRFGFVAHMDFYGVAELEEVLHRSSRLLGVELPGDAAREIAGRSRGTPRIANRLLRRVRDFAEVRAEGVVTRDVASAALNLYEVDAEGLDRLDRAVLGALLRKFGGGPVGLSTLAVAVGEEPETVEVVAEPFLVRQGLLARTPRGRVATAAAWTHLGLVPPPDAFGASFLIDLEDDPGQI; encoded by the coding sequence GTGAGTTCCGACCGCGACCTGGTGTCGCCGGACGCCGAGGGCGACGAGAGATACATCGAGGCGGCGCTGCGGCCCAAGCGGCTGGCGGAGTTCATCGGCCAGGCGAGGGTGCGCGAGCAGCTGTCACTGGTGCTGCAGAGCGCACTGCGGCGCAACCGGCCGCCGGACCACGTGCTGATGAGCGGCGGTCCCGGACTGGGCAAGACGACCCTCTCCATGATCATCGCGACCGAGCTCTCGGTGCCCCTCCGGATCACCTCGGGGCCCGCGCTGGAGCGGGCCGGCGACCTCGCGGCGATCCTGTCGACCCTCTCGGAGGGCGAGGTCCTGTTCATCGACGAGATCCACCGGATGGCCAGGCCCGCCGAGGAGATGCTCTACCTCGCGATGGAGGACTTCCGCGTCGACATCGTGGTGGGCAAGGGGCCGGGGGCGACCGCGATCCCGCTGGAGATCGCCCCGTTCACCCTGGTCGGGGCCACCACCCGGGCCGGCATGCTCCCCGCGCCGCTGCGCGACCGCTTCGGTTTCGTCGCGCACATGGACTTCTACGGGGTCGCCGAGCTGGAGGAGGTGCTGCACCGCTCCTCGCGCCTGCTGGGCGTCGAGCTCCCCGGCGACGCCGCCCGCGAGATCGCCGGCCGCTCCCGGGGCACCCCCCGCATCGCCAACCGGCTGCTGCGCCGGGTCCGCGACTTCGCCGAGGTGCGCGCCGAGGGCGTCGTCACCCGGGATGTCGCCTCCGCGGCCCTCAACCTCTACGAGGTCGACGCCGAGGGGCTCGACCGGCTCGACCGGGCGGTGCTCGGAGCGCTGCTGCGCAAGTTCGGCGGCGGGCCGGTGGGGCTGTCGACGCTGGCGGTCGCGGTGGGGGAGGAGCCGGAGACGGTCGAGGTGGTCGCCGAGCCGTTCCTGGTGCGGCAGGGACTCCTGGCTCGCACCCCCCGTGGCCGGGTCGCGACCGCCGCGGCCTGGACCCATCTGGGGCTGGTGCCCCCGCCGGACGCCTTCGGAGCCTCGTTTTTGATCGATCTTGAGGATGATCCCGGGCAAATCTAA
- the ruvA gene encoding Holliday junction branch migration protein RuvA produces MIASVRGQVTAIAPDGAVVEVGGVGVLVHCTPGTLATLRTGEEARLATSLVVREESLTLFGFVTDDERGIFEMLQTASGVGPKVALAMLAVHTPNALRVAVASADVKALTRVPGVGPKGAQRIIVDLKNRLGTPEEAVSAALNGHAAVPAWRVQVHSGLVGLGYSARDADEAVATVEPQADTELAEGRTPQIAALLKAALLALSVR; encoded by the coding sequence GTGATCGCCTCGGTGCGAGGACAGGTGACCGCGATCGCGCCCGACGGGGCGGTCGTCGAGGTCGGCGGGGTGGGAGTCCTCGTGCACTGCACGCCGGGCACGCTGGCGACGCTCAGGACGGGCGAGGAGGCCAGGCTGGCCACCTCGCTGGTGGTCCGCGAGGAGTCGCTGACCCTGTTCGGCTTCGTCACCGACGACGAGCGCGGCATCTTCGAGATGCTGCAGACGGCCAGCGGGGTCGGCCCCAAGGTCGCCCTGGCGATGCTGGCCGTGCACACCCCCAACGCGCTCAGGGTGGCCGTGGCCTCCGCCGACGTCAAGGCGCTGACCAGGGTCCCCGGGGTGGGCCCGAAGGGCGCCCAGCGGATCATCGTCGACCTCAAGAACAGGCTCGGCACGCCGGAGGAGGCCGTCAGCGCCGCGCTCAACGGCCACGCCGCCGTGCCCGCCTGGCGCGTCCAGGTCCACTCAGGGCTGGTCGGCCTGGGCTATTCGGCGCGAGACGCCGACGAGGCGGTCGCCACCGTCGAGCCCCAGGCCGACACCGAGCTGGCCGAGGGCCGGACCCCCCAGATCGCGGCCCTGCTCAAGGCCGCGCTCCTCGCGCTGAGCGTGCGATGA
- the ruvC gene encoding crossover junction endodeoxyribonuclease RuvC: MRVMGVDPGLTRCGLGAVEGRPGAPLSLVKVGVVRTPADDEIGARLVAIEAGIEQWLDEIRPDAVAVERVFAQHNLRTVMGTAQASAVAILCASRRGLPVALHTPSEVKAAITGSGTADKQQVGTMVTRLLRLDAMPKPADAADALALAICHVWRGGAQSRLAEAAAKAASATTTPAAYFRGRGRAGYPRGTAK; the protein is encoded by the coding sequence CTGCGGGTGATGGGGGTCGATCCGGGGCTGACCCGATGCGGGCTCGGTGCCGTCGAGGGGCGGCCCGGCGCACCGCTGAGCCTGGTCAAGGTCGGGGTCGTCCGCACCCCCGCCGACGACGAGATCGGCGCCCGGCTGGTGGCGATCGAGGCGGGCATCGAGCAGTGGCTCGACGAGATCCGGCCCGACGCGGTGGCCGTGGAGCGGGTCTTCGCCCAGCACAACCTCAGGACCGTGATGGGCACCGCCCAGGCCTCCGCCGTGGCGATCCTGTGCGCGTCCCGCAGGGGCCTGCCGGTCGCGCTGCACACGCCGTCCGAGGTCAAGGCCGCCATCACCGGCAGCGGCACGGCCGACAAGCAGCAGGTCGGCACGATGGTGACCCGCCTGCTGCGGCTGGACGCGATGCCCAAGCCCGCCGACGCGGCCGACGCGCTCGCCCTCGCGATCTGCCACGTGTGGCGGGGCGGGGCGCAGAGCAGGCTGGCCGAGGCCGCCGCGAAGGCCGCGAGTGCCACCACGACCCCCGCCGCCTACTTCCGAGGCCGGGGCAGGGCCGGATACCCGAGAGGAACCGCGAAGTGA
- a CDS encoding cation:proton antiporter — translation MGNPDLIFAVAGVAALLAATLPRLLNRRPFSLPLACLLGGLLLYALPLDLPEPDPVAHRALVEHATEICVLISLMGAGLAINRPFGRRDWSSTWRLLGWTLPLTVLAVAAAAYGLLGWPLAAALLLGAVLAPTDPVLASDVQVGEPVDSENADDEVRFTLTSEAGLNDGLAFPLVYAAIALAVSGGAGWIGEWTLVDLLYRCAAGVVCGLLIGKGLGRLFFRAQKSDLRLAEHRDGFVALAATFLAYGLTELVHGYGFIAVFVAACTIRAAERSHGYNGVLHGFIEQLERLFTAWLILLLGGFVAVGGLSALTWRGAAVGLLLLLVIRPLTGWLAELGGRAGPRERVATAFFGIRGIGSLFYLAYALGQADFGVPAEELWAVVAFTVLASLVIHGISASPVMNRLDRLRDRAGEARDTEPAAQHL, via the coding sequence ATGGGCAATCCTGACCTGATTTTTGCCGTCGCGGGCGTCGCCGCGTTACTCGCGGCCACGCTGCCCCGGCTCCTCAACCGGCGTCCCTTCTCCCTTCCTCTGGCCTGCCTGCTGGGCGGCCTCCTTCTCTACGCCCTGCCCCTGGACCTGCCGGAGCCCGATCCGGTGGCCCACCGGGCACTGGTCGAGCACGCCACCGAGATCTGCGTGCTGATCTCGCTGATGGGCGCCGGGCTGGCCATCAACCGGCCCTTCGGGCGGCGCGACTGGTCCTCCACCTGGCGCCTGCTGGGATGGACGCTCCCGCTGACCGTCCTCGCCGTGGCCGCCGCCGCGTACGGCCTGCTCGGCTGGCCCCTGGCGGCGGCGCTGCTGCTGGGCGCGGTGCTCGCGCCGACCGACCCGGTGCTCGCCTCCGACGTGCAGGTCGGCGAGCCCGTCGACTCGGAGAACGCCGACGACGAGGTCCGCTTCACCCTCACCTCCGAGGCGGGCCTCAACGACGGCCTGGCCTTCCCCCTGGTGTACGCCGCGATCGCGCTGGCCGTCAGCGGGGGCGCCGGCTGGATCGGCGAGTGGACGCTGGTGGACCTGCTCTACCGGTGCGCCGCGGGCGTGGTGTGCGGCCTGCTGATCGGCAAGGGGCTGGGGCGGCTGTTCTTCCGAGCCCAGAAGTCCGACCTGCGGCTGGCCGAGCACCGCGACGGCTTCGTGGCGCTGGCCGCGACGTTCCTGGCCTACGGCCTCACCGAGCTGGTGCACGGGTACGGCTTCATCGCGGTGTTCGTGGCCGCCTGCACCATCAGGGCGGCCGAGCGCAGCCACGGCTACAACGGGGTGCTGCACGGCTTCATAGAGCAGCTCGAGCGGCTGTTCACCGCCTGGCTGATCCTGCTGCTCGGCGGTTTCGTCGCGGTGGGCGGCCTGTCCGCGCTCACCTGGCGGGGCGCCGCGGTCGGTCTCCTGCTGCTGCTGGTCATCCGGCCGCTGACCGGGTGGCTCGCCGAGCTGGGCGGCAGGGCAGGGCCGCGCGAGCGCGTGGCGACGGCGTTCTTCGGCATCCGCGGCATTGGCTCGCTGTTCTACCTCGCCTACGCCCTCGGCCAGGCCGACTTCGGCGTGCCCGCCGAGGAGCTCTGGGCCGTGGTCGCCTTCACCGTGCTGGCCTCCCTGGTGATCCACGGGATCTCGGCCTCGCCGGTGATGAACCGCCTGGACCGGCTCCGCGACAGGGCGGGGGAGGCCCGGGACACCGAACCGGCCGCCCAGCACCTGTGA
- a CDS encoding YebC/PmpR family DNA-binding transcriptional regulator: protein MSGHSKWATTKHKKAALDSKRGKLFAKLIKNIEVAARTGGPDPDGNPTLYDAITKARKSSVPIDNIERARKRGGGLEAGGADWQTIMYEGYAPGGVAVLIECLTDNRNRAASEVRVALTRNGGSLADPGSVSYMFNRKGVVLVPKGELAEDDVLVAVLDAGAEEVNDLGDQFEVVSEATDLVPVRKALQEAGIDYDSAESSFMPTMNVPLDEDGARKVFRLIDALEDSDDVQNVWANFDVSDEVMEKLDA, encoded by the coding sequence ATGTCCGGCCACTCCAAATGGGCGACGACGAAGCACAAGAAGGCCGCGCTCGATTCCAAGCGCGGCAAGCTGTTCGCCAAGCTCATCAAGAACATCGAGGTCGCGGCCCGGACGGGCGGACCCGATCCGGACGGCAACCCGACGCTGTACGACGCCATCACCAAGGCGCGCAAGAGCTCGGTCCCGATCGACAACATCGAGCGCGCCCGTAAGCGCGGCGGCGGCCTGGAGGCCGGCGGCGCCGACTGGCAGACCATCATGTACGAGGGCTACGCCCCCGGTGGCGTCGCGGTGCTGATCGAGTGCCTCACCGACAACCGCAACCGCGCGGCCTCCGAGGTCCGCGTCGCGCTGACCCGCAACGGCGGCTCGCTGGCCGACCCCGGCTCGGTGTCCTACATGTTCAACCGCAAGGGCGTCGTGCTCGTCCCCAAGGGTGAGCTGGCCGAGGACGACGTGCTGGTCGCGGTTCTCGACGCGGGCGCCGAGGAGGTCAACGACCTGGGCGACCAGTTCGAGGTCGTCTCCGAGGCCACCGACCTCGTCCCGGTCCGCAAGGCCCTGCAGGAGGCCGGGATCGACTACGACTCGGCCGAGTCCAGCTTCATGCCGACGATGAACGTCCCGCTGGACGAGGACGGCGCCCGCAAGGTCTTCAGGCTGATCGACGCCCTCGAGGACAGCGACGACGTGCAGAACGTCTGGGCCAACTTCGACGTCTCCGACGAGGTCATGGAGAAGCTCGACGCGTAA
- the pdxT gene encoding pyridoxal 5'-phosphate synthase glutaminase subunit PdxT, translated as MTIVPTIGVFALQGDVREHVRSLEAVGARAVTVRRPRELEAVDGLVIPGGESTTMWKLAETFELLEPLRMRIKAGMPAYGSCAGMIMLADRIEGGIEGQQTIGGIDMVVRRNAFGRQVDSFEADVDFAGRGGMRAVFIRAPWVESVGSEVEVLALAEPGDRIVAVRQGPLLATSFHPELTGDVGVHSYFAEMVREL; from the coding sequence GTGACCATCGTCCCCACGATCGGCGTGTTCGCGCTGCAAGGAGACGTGCGCGAGCACGTGCGCTCCCTGGAGGCGGTGGGCGCGAGAGCGGTCACCGTACGGCGTCCCCGCGAGCTGGAGGCGGTCGACGGCCTCGTCATCCCGGGCGGCGAGTCCACCACGATGTGGAAGCTCGCCGAGACCTTCGAGCTGCTCGAACCGCTCCGGATGCGGATCAAGGCGGGCATGCCCGCCTACGGCTCCTGCGCCGGGATGATCATGTTGGCCGACCGGATCGAGGGCGGGATCGAAGGTCAGCAGACGATCGGCGGCATCGACATGGTCGTCCGCCGCAACGCCTTCGGACGCCAGGTCGACTCCTTCGAGGCAGACGTCGACTTCGCCGGCCGCGGCGGCATGCGGGCCGTCTTCATCCGCGCCCCCTGGGTGGAATCCGTGGGTTCGGAGGTCGAAGTGCTGGCACTGGCCGAACCTGGGGATAGGATCGTCGCGGTCCGTCAAGGACCGTTGCTCGCCACGTCCTTCCACCCGGAACTTACCGGGGATGTCGGTGTGCATTCATATTTCGCTGAGATGGTGAGGGAGCTCTAG
- a CDS encoding alkaline phosphatase D family protein, with amino-acid sequence MSKFTRRSFLVTGIAAGAAAGIPAAAHAGPEPAQESAASLASRGLRSDPFTLGVACGDPDSGGFVIWTRLAPQPLAEDGLGGMPARPFPVEWHVYSDESGRRVLRRGVATATPEWGHSVHVELNGLPSDRDYWYRFKVGPYVSPIGRARTAPHALSHGSALAMAFVSCAQYEHGYFTAYRRLAEERPDLILHLGDYQYEYRRDTYTIPGGNIRHHEGPETESLANYRQRHAQYKTDPDLQAAHAAAPWLVVWDDHELDNNWADEVPEKPEIPQPNFLARREAAFRAYYENMPLRRASIPRGVDMQLYRRVRWGRMATFHMLDTRQYRSDQGCGDGYSDCPAAVDPARSITGAAQERWLLDGMRHSEARWDVIGQQVFFAQRDNNAGPAKITSQDAWDGYVASRQRITQGWVDAEVRNPVVLTGDVHAHWASDLKLDYDDPTTRTVGSELVASSISTGGDGLDSDPATHPYLTINPHLKFYNNQRGYVLTRIERDRLTADFKVVPKVTQAGSAAHTKATFVIEDRVPGVQRTYLRPVDPSAARTPGIDWIQETVDLETKRP; translated from the coding sequence TTGTCGAAGTTCACCCGCCGATCCTTTCTCGTCACCGGCATCGCGGCCGGCGCGGCGGCGGGCATCCCCGCCGCCGCGCACGCCGGACCCGAGCCCGCCCAGGAGAGCGCCGCGTCCCTGGCCTCCCGCGGCCTGCGCTCGGACCCCTTCACACTCGGCGTCGCCTGCGGCGACCCCGACTCCGGCGGCTTCGTGATCTGGACCCGCCTGGCACCCCAGCCGCTCGCCGAGGACGGCCTGGGCGGCATGCCCGCCCGGCCCTTCCCCGTCGAGTGGCACGTCTACAGCGACGAGAGCGGCCGCCGCGTGCTGCGCCGGGGCGTGGCCACGGCCACTCCCGAGTGGGGCCACAGCGTCCACGTCGAGTTGAACGGACTGCCCTCCGACAGGGACTACTGGTACCGCTTCAAGGTCGGCCCGTACGTCTCGCCGATCGGCAGGGCCAGGACGGCCCCGCACGCCCTCTCCCACGGCTCGGCCCTGGCGATGGCCTTCGTCTCCTGCGCCCAGTACGAGCACGGCTACTTCACCGCCTACCGGCGCCTGGCGGAGGAGCGGCCCGACCTGATCCTGCACCTGGGTGACTACCAGTACGAGTACCGGCGCGACACCTACACCATCCCCGGCGGCAACATCCGCCACCACGAGGGGCCGGAGACCGAGAGCCTGGCGAACTACCGCCAGCGGCACGCCCAGTACAAGACCGACCCCGACCTGCAGGCCGCGCACGCCGCCGCCCCCTGGCTGGTCGTCTGGGACGACCACGAGCTGGACAACAACTGGGCCGACGAGGTGCCCGAGAAGCCCGAGATCCCCCAGCCGAACTTCCTCGCCCGGCGCGAGGCGGCCTTCAGGGCGTACTACGAGAACATGCCGCTGCGGCGCGCCTCCATCCCCCGGGGCGTCGACATGCAGCTCTACCGGCGCGTCCGGTGGGGGAGGATGGCCACCTTCCACATGCTCGACACCCGCCAGTACCGCAGCGACCAGGGCTGCGGCGACGGCTACAGCGACTGCCCGGCGGCGGTCGACCCCGCCCGCTCGATCACCGGCGCCGCGCAGGAGCGCTGGCTGCTGGACGGCATGCGGCACTCGGAGGCGCGCTGGGACGTCATCGGCCAGCAGGTCTTCTTCGCCCAGCGCGACAACAACGCCGGGCCCGCCAAGATCACCAGCCAGGACGCCTGGGACGGCTACGTCGCCTCGCGGCAGCGCATCACCCAGGGCTGGGTCGACGCCGAGGTACGCAACCCCGTGGTGCTCACCGGCGACGTGCACGCCCACTGGGCGAGTGACCTCAAACTCGACTACGACGACCCGACCACCCGCACGGTCGGCTCCGAGCTGGTCGCCTCGTCCATCTCCACGGGCGGCGACGGCCTCGACTCCGACCCGGCGACCCACCCGTACCTGACGATCAACCCGCACCTGAAGTTCTACAACAACCAGCGCGGCTACGTGCTGACCAGGATCGAGCGCGACCGGCTCACCGCCGACTTCAAGGTGGTGCCGAAGGTCACGCAGGCGGGTTCCGCGGCGCACACCAAGGCGACCTTCGTGATCGAGGACCGGGTCCCCGGCGTGCAGCGGACCTACCTGCGCCCGGTCGACCCCTCGGCCGCCAGGACCCCCGGGATCGACTGGATCCAGGAGACCGTGGACCTGGAGACCAAGCGTCCCTGA